In Argonema galeatum A003/A1, the following proteins share a genomic window:
- a CDS encoding Piwi domain-containing protein: MTNFQATQTPTFLSEIFPLDISQPNFMCFRLSPEIERKDGNRLSFHFSRELTSIVVIWNDPYFYALGMPNISLPSLQKWKDILADVQEKLKGFGDRYYSVQLVRQRHLTPFIKAQLAFQVLRTTKFEEPLILSDNKVEVRREIDYWPETIELPNSLQPALALTVHSSLLYRSNLEDFYENHPYRQNFKTLLKGLKVRDIEFDWSYGTISNFPGNVGEHREKLIKKANRESSKKALLNAPDDQTLVTVQFRNREQRDYPMAFLRPCVTSETADRFEVDYGKLLKGTKIGYKERTDLLASYKQTAEMALDAYGFQMERSINSRQYPELFWQPLKPLDETPLEFGKKFIGKRGDVLKGLSERNGGVYSRHNDYRDPSRPIRIAAVKLCDLSVNYFLDEVIKRLKSYGFNSEIVTRKAVVVNNLIGADARAEVERSVDELMEIPTDIVLTFLPQSDRNTDKDDGGSLYYWVYSRLLRRQLASQVIYAHTLSSVEPRQILNQVIPGILAKLGNLPFILAEPLKIAHYFIGLDVSRESKERLPGTVNACASVRLYDTQGKFIRYRIEDALIEGEEIPQRLLETLLPAGEMRDKTTLIYRDGSFCGQEVEHLRKWANAIKAKFILVECRKSCIPRLYNLNHKIVTAPEKGLAFRLSSREAVVVTTKVSEKVGLARPLRLTVHEDGHQASIEDVVETTLKLTLLHHGSLQTPRLPMPLYGSDRMAYLRLNGIYPSMLQGDRQFWL, encoded by the coding sequence ATGACTAATTTTCAAGCTACTCAAACTCCCACATTTTTGAGCGAGATTTTCCCGCTAGACATCTCACAGCCTAATTTCATGTGCTTCCGGCTGAGTCCTGAAATTGAACGGAAGGATGGCAACCGCTTGAGTTTTCATTTCAGTCGGGAATTAACCAGTATAGTTGTTATCTGGAATGACCCATATTTCTATGCTCTGGGAATGCCGAATATATCCTTGCCTTCCCTACAAAAGTGGAAAGATATACTAGCGGATGTTCAAGAAAAATTAAAGGGTTTTGGCGATCGCTACTACTCAGTCCAATTGGTGCGCCAGCGACACTTGACACCTTTTATCAAGGCGCAACTAGCTTTTCAGGTTTTGAGGACAACTAAATTTGAAGAACCGCTAATTCTGTCTGATAATAAGGTTGAAGTTAGGCGAGAAATAGATTATTGGCCAGAAACTATCGAACTGCCAAATAGTTTACAGCCTGCTCTGGCTTTAACAGTTCATAGCAGTCTACTCTATCGGAGCAATTTGGAAGATTTCTATGAAAATCATCCTTATCGGCAAAACTTTAAAACCCTTTTGAAAGGTCTAAAAGTTCGAGATATTGAATTTGATTGGAGTTACGGTACTATTAGTAATTTTCCGGGGAATGTGGGTGAACATAGAGAAAAACTAATCAAGAAAGCAAACCGTGAAAGCAGCAAAAAAGCTTTATTGAACGCTCCAGACGACCAAACTCTAGTTACCGTACAGTTCAGAAACAGAGAGCAACGTGACTATCCTATGGCCTTTCTTCGCCCCTGCGTTACATCTGAAACAGCTGACAGATTTGAAGTAGACTATGGAAAGTTGCTTAAGGGGACAAAGATTGGTTATAAAGAACGAACAGACCTCCTGGCTTCCTACAAACAAACGGCTGAAATGGCTCTAGATGCTTATGGATTTCAAATGGAGCGTAGTATCAACAGCCGTCAATATCCAGAATTATTTTGGCAACCGCTGAAGCCGCTTGATGAAACACCACTGGAGTTTGGAAAGAAATTCATTGGCAAAAGAGGAGATGTTCTCAAGGGACTCTCTGAACGCAACGGTGGTGTTTATAGCCGTCACAATGATTATCGCGATCCCTCAAGACCAATTCGCATTGCAGCTGTAAAGCTTTGCGATTTAAGTGTAAATTATTTTTTAGACGAAGTTATTAAACGTTTAAAAAGCTATGGTTTTAATAGTGAGATAGTTACCAGAAAAGCAGTAGTGGTTAACAATTTGATAGGGGCTGATGCTAGAGCAGAAGTAGAGAGATCGGTTGATGAATTAATGGAAATTCCGACTGACATTGTATTGACATTTTTACCTCAGAGCGATCGCAACACTGATAAGGACGACGGAGGCAGCCTGTATTATTGGGTTTACTCACGCTTGCTCCGCCGTCAGCTTGCTAGCCAAGTAATTTATGCCCATACATTGAGCAGTGTTGAACCCCGCCAAATACTCAATCAAGTGATTCCAGGAATTTTGGCGAAGTTAGGAAATTTGCCTTTCATTCTGGCTGAACCTTTAAAGATTGCTCACTATTTCATTGGTTTGGATGTTTCCAGAGAATCCAAGGAAAGGTTGCCCGGAACAGTTAATGCTTGTGCTAGTGTGCGACTTTATGATACCCAAGGGAAGTTTATTCGCTATCGTATCGAAGATGCTTTAATTGAAGGTGAAGAAATCCCTCAACGACTTCTAGAAACATTGCTTCCCGCTGGTGAAATGAGGGACAAAACTACCTTGATTTATCGGGATGGTTCTTTTTGTGGTCAAGAAGTCGAGCATTTAAGGAAATGGGCAAACGCAATTAAAGCTAAGTTTATTTTGGTGGAGTGTCGCAAGTCTTGTATTCCCCGACTATACAACCTGAATCATAAAATTGTCACAGCACCGGAAAAAGGCTTAGCGTTTCGTTTGTCCTCTCGTGAAGCAGTTGTAGTGACAACTAAGGTTTCTGAAAAGGTTGGGTTGGCTCGTCCCCTACGTTTGACAGTGCATGAGGATGGACATCAAGCATCAATTGAAGATGTTGTAGAAACCACTCTTAAACTGACGTTACTGCATCATGGATCGCTACAAACGCCTCGGTTGCCGATGCCACTTTATGGATCTGATCGCATGGCTTATTTGCGGTTAAACGGGATTTATCCGAGTATGTTGCAGGGCGATCGCCAATTTTGGCTATAA
- a CDS encoding helix-turn-helix domain-containing protein gives MNQTSFGKVIRDARNQKGYSQKELAKEINVHFTYLSKLENDRPDNPLNEEYIRSLAHHLDLDAEELTYLAGRIPKRDEDFFKQNHKQMPALFRRLQEDPNFAQKVFQEAAQPEDEENQS, from the coding sequence ATGAACCAAACAAGCTTCGGTAAAGTTATCCGAGACGCTCGTAACCAAAAGGGGTACAGTCAGAAAGAACTGGCGAAGGAAATCAACGTGCATTTTACCTACTTGTCGAAACTAGAAAACGATCGCCCTGACAACCCCCTCAACGAGGAATACATTCGATCTTTAGCACACCACTTGGATCTGGACGCCGAAGAGTTAACTTACCTCGCTGGTCGTATCCCCAAGCGTGATGAGGATTTTTTTAAGCAAAACCACAAGCAGATGCCTGCTTTATTCCGTCGATTGCAGGAAGATCCTAATTTTGCTCAAAAAGTCTTTCAGGAAGCTGCACAACCAGAAGATGAGGAGAACCAAAGTTGA
- a CDS encoding type I restriction endonuclease: MVETVGITKAITNLNDIRSKFNLSEATDPQFFTEWYEELPEIGESEKQSLNRLKNRYLYYAGEGPITEGTVNIIMLSPLLELMGLCDPPFKVLGEQYVKVEIEGGGEEEPILEGFIDALVVRNKLWVVLIESKRYGFSVRQALPQTLAYMMANPTSEMPTFGMITNGEDYIFIKLNKQVRQYGFSNKFTLSNPQTNELYEVMRVMKRIIGLVLQ, encoded by the coding sequence ATGGTTGAAACTGTTGGAATTACCAAAGCGATTACTAATCTGAACGACATTCGCAGCAAGTTTAATCTCAGCGAGGCGACTGACCCCCAGTTTTTCACAGAATGGTATGAGGAGCTTCCTGAAATCGGCGAGAGCGAAAAACAATCACTGAATCGGCTTAAAAATCGATACCTCTATTATGCAGGAGAGGGGCCGATAACAGAAGGCACGGTCAATATTATTATGCTGTCTCCGCTTTTAGAATTAATGGGATTGTGCGATCCGCCTTTTAAGGTTCTGGGAGAGCAATATGTGAAGGTGGAAATTGAAGGGGGAGGCGAAGAGGAACCCATATTAGAAGGGTTTATTGATGCTTTGGTCGTGCGAAATAAACTTTGGGTGGTGTTAATCGAGTCGAAGCGCTATGGTTTTAGCGTTAGACAAGCTCTGCCGCAAACTTTAGCTTATATGATGGCAAATCCTACTTCAGAAATGCCAACTTTTGGGATGATAACAAATGGTGAGGACTATATTTTTATTAAGCTCAATAAACAGGTGCGTCAGTATGGTTTCTCAAATAAGTTTACTCTTTCTAACCCTCAGACTAACGAGCTATATGAAGTTATGCGGGTGATGAAGAGAATTATTGGTTTGGTTCTACAGTAA
- a CDS encoding methylmalonic aciduria and homocystinuria type D protein, translating to MTSPKVYTFQQSSPIELVTETGQEVQISIHQPSSFMSKNLERVLPDWTLPVAWVVVVLQQSRFALGETATHIEREKDRLRERFMRFGCTVVSHLRDQGFLADLIDPRDGYPWLSRRGEIPHDDTAVVTALLGFPVTTGNCSIITHPSWGNAVYPSILMSSASPQFIKPALKKEAIQQGWKDPTKYLQLSLPGVLQ from the coding sequence ATGACTTCTCCAAAAGTTTATACATTCCAGCAAAGCTCTCCAATCGAGCTAGTCACAGAAACGGGGCAAGAAGTTCAGATCTCTATTCACCAACCCAGTTCGTTCATGTCTAAAAACCTAGAGCGAGTCTTACCGGATTGGACTTTGCCTGTTGCCTGGGTTGTGGTTGTGTTGCAGCAATCCCGATTTGCACTAGGGGAGACTGCAACTCACATCGAGAGAGAGAAAGATCGGTTGCGGGAAAGGTTCATGCGCTTTGGCTGCACGGTGGTTTCCCATCTTCGCGACCAAGGATTCTTGGCCGATCTGATAGATCCTCGCGATGGTTATCCCTGGCTTTCACGTCGAGGAGAAATCCCTCACGATGACACAGCTGTAGTTACGGCGTTACTGGGCTTCCCAGTCACTACTGGTAACTGCTCTATAATAACTCACCCTAGCTGGGGTAATGCCGTCTACCCCAGTATCTTGATGTCTTCGGCTTCCCCGCAATTCATCAAACCTGCACTGAAAAAGGAGGCAATTCAGCAAGGCTGGAAAGATCCAACAAAATATTTGCAACTATCCCTTCCTGGAGTATTACAGTGA
- a CDS encoding PD-(D/E)XK nuclease family protein encodes MKTIWRPFASYNLWSLFAPPVGQERWHCDMKRGFQKARKKEPSVAALLEQDNTPQRIGHLAQRVVYEFHQETYLLNQSDGVARVAEILELYQESDEVQERVISILKNYQTNPILVGKTIIHLNRGDEGFPTPITIQQGSYIFNFFAAIDCIFTEPDGTLHILDFKTGKSDFDRRQGFVYLLAANYLYPHSKAIASFYNLESGKWSEPISATAAQLNAIQIELARIAQLHDLEKKRYRQNPDDFAQIFPPNSGINCQYCPFNSICEFSVS; translated from the coding sequence GTGAAGACTATTTGGCGACCGTTTGCCAGCTATAATCTTTGGTCTTTATTTGCTCCACCTGTAGGCCAAGAACGCTGGCATTGTGACATGAAGCGGGGTTTCCAAAAGGCTCGAAAGAAAGAACCATCTGTTGCAGCTCTTTTAGAGCAAGACAACACACCCCAGCGGATTGGTCATTTAGCGCAAAGGGTCGTCTACGAATTTCATCAAGAGACTTACCTGTTAAATCAGTCAGACGGTGTGGCGCGAGTGGCAGAGATTTTGGAATTGTACCAAGAGTCGGATGAAGTTCAGGAGCGAGTGATTTCAATTCTGAAAAATTACCAGACTAATCCAATTTTAGTTGGAAAGACAATCATTCATCTGAACCGAGGGGATGAGGGATTTCCTACACCAATTACTATCCAGCAGGGGAGTTATATTTTCAACTTTTTTGCTGCTATCGACTGCATTTTTACAGAGCCAGATGGTACACTGCACATTTTAGATTTCAAGACGGGTAAATCTGACTTCGATCGCCGACAGGGATTTGTTTACCTACTGGCAGCTAACTATCTCTACCCGCACTCTAAAGCTATTGCCTCATTTTATAACTTGGAATCCGGTAAGTGGTCAGAGCCAATTTCTGCAACCGCTGCCCAGCTTAATGCCATCCAGATTGAGTTAGCGCGGATAGCCCAGCTGCATGACTTGGAAAAAAAACGTTACAGGCAAAATCCAGACGATTTTGCCCAAATCTTTCCACCCAATTCGGGTATTAACTGCCAATACTGCCCATTTAACTCAATTTGTGAATTTTCTGTCTCTTAG